CGACGCCGACATCCATCAGCGCTCGAGGCTCGAGCCGTTCGAGACGCACGGCTTCATGCTCACCGCCGCCGACATGTTCAACACGCTGCCGGAGGAGCGCTGGGAGAAGCTGAAGATCAGCCCATACGGCCGGTGCGTATATCACTGCGACAACGACGTGGTGGATCACCAGACGCTCAACCTGGAGTTCGAGGACGGCGCAACGTGCACGTTCACCATGCACGGCCACAGCGACCGCGAAGGCCGCACGATGCGCTGGGACGGCACGCGCGCCACGCTCTACGGCGATTTCAGCGAGGGCCGGCCATATACCATCCGCATTGTTGACCACGGCAGCCTGAAGGAGGAGGTGATCCATCCGACCGGCGACGGCAGCGGCCACGGCGGCGGCGACTTCGGCCTGATGCGCGATTTCGTGAAGGCGCTGCACGGCGAGACGACCCGGCATCAAACCACAGCGCGTGTGTCGCTGGAGAGCCACCTGCTGGCGTTCGCGGCGGAAGAAGCGCGCAAGGACGGGCGCGTAGTAGCGATTGCGTAAATCCGTGGAGACGCACCTCGGCGCGTCTCTACTTTTGCCTGAATATCGCCTGCAACAGCGTCCGGCGCAGATAGCTGCGCGCCTGTGCCCATGCCGATAGGGCTTCCTCGCCGTCCTCACTATGGGCTGCCTTCGGTTGCGCGAAGCGTTTGCGCACGTAGAGGTCGGTGATGCGTTGCACCGGTGCTTGCGCTTGCGGCGCGCGCTGTGCCAGCGCCTCGGCTTGCTCGTAGGGCGTGAACTGGCGCTGCTTGCCTACGCCGAGCCAGCTGGCGTAGCGGGTAATCAGCGCGTATGCGCGCTCGACCGCCGGCAGCTTGCCCAGCCCTGCGCTCTCGATGTAGCGCAGTGCGCCGAGCGCAGCGAGGATGAGCAGCGGGATCAACAGCAGATAGGGCAGCCAACTGTTGCGCAGCTGGTCGAGGGCCTGGGACAAGCCGTTTGCGTTGGGGTTCACCGCGGGCGGTGGATTGGCCGGCGCGTCGGGCTGCGCGGGCTGTGGCTCAGGCGTGGGCGTGGCGGCTTGCGTCTCCTCCGTCCCTTGAGGCTGCGGCGTTGGCGTGGGCGGCGGTAGCGTCGGTGCAGGTGTCGGCGTGGCTTCGGCCTGCGGCTCGAAGCGCTCGATCGGCGGCTGGCCGGCGGTCGGCTCGAACTCCACCCAGCCAAACTCGGGGAAGAACACCTCCACCCACATGTGGCTGTCATCGTCCTTGACATGGTAAAGCGCGCGATCGGGGATGTTCGGGTCGAGCACCATTTCGCCTTGGGCGTAGCCGACCGCGACGCGCGATGGGATGCCGAGCGAGCGCAGCATGGTCACCATCGCCGTCGCATAGTAGTTACAGTAGGCGCGCCGGACGTCGAAGAGGACGTAGTCGCTAGCTTCCACCCCAGGCGGCGGTGCGGGCAGTTGCTCGTCATAGGCGATGTTGTCCCGCAGCCATCGCTCGATGGCCACAGCTTTGTCGAACACCGTCGGCGCGCGTGCTGTGATGTTGCGCGCTAGGTCGAACACGCGCGCGGGCACCTGCGGCGGCAACTGCAAGTAGCGGCCGGTCCAGGCCGGATAATCCGGCGACGCGGCGCGCAACTGCTCGACGTTGGCGACGCTCACCGAGCCGACGGCGGTGTAGCGGTTTCCATCGAGTAGGGGCACAGGCAGCCTGAGCTGAACCAGGTTCACGGTGCTGTTGCTTACCTGCTCGAAGATGGCCTGCGTGCCGACGCTGGCACGCAGCGGTTGCGACGGCGCGTAGATGCTATCGGTGCCGCGATAGAGGGTAAAGTCGGCCGGCGCCGGCGTGCGCTCGGCATAGCCCGCCAACGGGATATTGATGTCGAACGGCTGAGCGTTGGTCGCCGTCTCGATGGTGTTGCGCCAGGTCAGGCCGTCGTAGTGATCGTAGCTGGCAGCACGCCAGTAGTAGCGCGCCGGCGGCGCGATCACGTCCATCACCGGCTCGGCGGTGAGGTTGCGCGGGCCGCTGAGCGTGACGGATGAAGCGTAGCTATCCACCTCGCGCGAGATGTTGTTGTTCAGGTTGGCGAACAGCCGGTTCCAGCGCGCGAGCAATTCGTTGTAGGGCTGGCTGAGCTGTTCGAGAACGTTGCGTCCGGCTGCCGAGGTTGTCGCCTCGCCTAATCGCCATCCGAACAGACCTGCGATCGCGGCAATGGCCAGGCTGCCGGCGACGAACCACCGCCCCAGTGCAGGCGAGAAGCGCACGTGTCCCCGTAGCCAACTGGCCTCGCGCTCGGCCAGATGCGAGAGCGCCAGCAGCGTCACGGCGCACAGCAGATAGATCAGCAAAAACGGCGCCATCGAGTTCTGGCCGGCGTAGTAATACACGTCGGAGAACATCGCGACGCCAGTCGGCAGGATGACGTGCCAGATGCGCCGACGGCGGAAGGAATACCACGCTGCCGTGTAGCCCAACATCCAGAACAACCCACTCAGCAGCAGGACGAAGATCACCGGCTCGCTGCTGGCGCCGTTGTTCAACGCTTCTCCGATCCAGGCGAAGATCTTCTGGAAGAGCAGCGCGGTGCGCTCACGCCAGTGCTCCGTCTGGCCGGCGACGCTAGGATGGGTCGCGCCGATCACGCCCAGCGTGAACAGCCCGTAGACCGCGCCGGTCAGATGCGCCGTCCAACTAGGGAAGCTACTGTAGGCCAAAGCCGTGCCGGCCAGCAGACTTAGCGCTGCGGCCCAGGCGATCACGCTCAACCCCGGCATCCACTCCGCCGCGATGATGCTGCCCACTGCAGCGAACAGCATGGCGAAGAGGACGAGGAGGGTAATCAGGTCAGATCGTTTCACTCGATTTCACCACGAAGGCACAAAGATACGAAGAGGCTCTGTCCTAACGGTTCTTAGAGAACGAAGCGCTTGATCCCATGCTTGATGAGTGGGACATTGAAGTTGATAAGAAATCCTAGGCGTTTATGCGAGAGTTTCAAGTAGGTCAATAACTGAGCCTCGTGGACGGGAAGGATGACCTCAACAGCCTTCAACTCGCATATCACGAGTGACTCAACGAGCACGTCTATTCGAAAGCCTTCATCGAATGTCACGCCATCGTAGGTCACTGGAACCACGACTTGACGCGCGCAGTGAAACCCTTGCTTGGTTAGGGTATGGCAGAAACACGCTTCATAGACGCTCTCCAACAAGCCCGGCCCCAGCCCTTTGTGCACAGCAAAAGCCGAAGACACAATCGCAGCAGCGATTCGCTCCTCGCTCTCGCTCAAAGGACTTGTCACTCGTTGTAGTCCCATTTCGTTGTATTACCCCCTTCGCGTCTTCGTGCCTTCGCGGTTCAGACTAATCAAATGTGAATCGGCAATCCCCCCACGCCCTCGGCAGCTTCCATGAGCGATTCGCTCAGCGTGGGGTGCGCATGCACGGCCCGGGCGATCTCCTCCGGCGTCAGCTCGGCGTTCTTGGCCAGCACGAACTCCGGCAGCAGCTCGGTCACGTCCGGCCCGATGCAGTGTACGCCGAGGATCTCGCCATATTTCGCATCGGCCACGACCTTGACGAAACCTTCGGTGTTGTTCAGCGCCAGCGACTTGCCGTTGGCGCGCAGCGGAAACTTGCCCACCTTGACCTCGTAGCCCTTCTCCTTGGCTTGCGCCTCCGAGAGGCCCATGCTCGCCACCTGTGGGATGGTGTAGGTGCAGCGCGGCATGGCATCGTAGTCGAGCTTGGGGATATGGCCGTGGTACTTGCCCATGCTGGCGGCGATGGATTCCGCAGCCACCACGCCCTGCGCCTGGGCCACGTGCGCCAACCGCAACTTGCCGGTCACGTCGCCGATGGCGTAGATGCCCGGCACGTTCGTCGCCATGTGGTCGTCCACCTCGATGTAGCCGGCCGGATTCACCTTCACGCCGATCTTGTCCAGCCCGATGCCCGCGGTGTTCGGCGTCACGCTCACGGCTACCAGCACCCACTCCGCCTTGACGGATTGTTTGCCCTTCTCGCTTTCGAAGAACACTTCGACGCCGGCTGCGCCAACCTTAGCATCGGTCACTTTGGCGCCGGCGATCGTCTTGATGCCCCGGCGGTTGAACGACCGCGTGATCTCGGCGCTGATCTCCTCGTCCTCCAGCGGCATGATGCGCGGCAGCGCTTCCAATACGGTCACGTCCGAGCCATAGGCGTGGAAGACATAGGCGAACTCCATACCGATTGCGCCGGAGCCGATTACCACCATGCTCTTCGGCGCGTGTTGCACTTCCAGCAGTTGCCGATAGGTGAAGACGCG
The window above is part of the Candidatus Roseilinea sp. genome. Proteins encoded here:
- a CDS encoding dihydrolipoyl dehydrogenase, whose protein sequence is MFDVAVLGAGPGGYVAAIRAAQLGLKVALIERDQLGGICLNWGCIPTKVLLRNAEVVELIKDGEAYGISYDNLRVDYAKAYKRSREVSNRLVRGVEFLMKKNDIKVFIGDGTIVAPNAILVEHRGEERTITASNLIVATGAKPLVLPFLKPDGVRVFTYRQLLEVQHAPKSMVVIGSGAIGMEFAYVFHAYGSDVTVLEALPRIMPLEDEEISAEITRSFNRRGIKTIAGAKVTDAKVGAAGVEVFFESEKGKQSVKAEWVLVAVSVTPNTAGIGLDKIGVKVNPAGYIEVDDHMATNVPGIYAIGDVTGKLRLAHVAQAQGVVAAESIAASMGKYHGHIPKLDYDAMPRCTYTIPQVASMGLSEAQAKEKGYEVKVGKFPLRANGKSLALNNTEGFVKVVADAKYGEILGVHCIGPDVTELLPEFVLAKNAELTPEEIARAVHAHPTLSESLMEAAEGVGGLPIHI